The Hymenobacter sp. GOD-10R genome includes a window with the following:
- a CDS encoding glycosyltransferase: protein MKILTSAYACDPTRGGEEGFGFNWAWQTARQGHFVRCLTQPVGRPNIEAYLADHVHDSTTSRLQFEYVAVPKWVDFLARWQFGIYLHYLVWQYLAWRTAKRLEQRTPFDLVHHATYGSLQMASRLWQLGKPMIFGPVGGGQQAPKAFRAYLPNWYKTEIPRTFMSWLLVTFDANVRQNLQQASVVLTTNQETATLAKNLGAQRVELFLDSGLPEAFIPDQFPERQPAAELRLLWLGRLISRKALPVVLAALAQVDPRVRFRLTVVGDGPMMPLLPGLIQQYGLEGRVTCLGTLPWSEVRHAYLTHDAFFFTSLRDSFAAQFLEAMATGLPIITLNHQGARDFIPAAAGLKVPVTTPEETIAALARAVEHFYDHPAARESMGRAGYAFALTQTWPKRVNRLLQLAAEIVPAPAPIPTPRPQPTSYPVPG, encoded by the coding sequence ATGAAGATTCTCACATCAGCCTATGCTTGCGACCCGACCCGGGGTGGCGAGGAAGGTTTTGGTTTTAACTGGGCTTGGCAAACGGCTCGGCAAGGCCACTTTGTACGATGCTTGACGCAGCCGGTTGGCCGCCCCAACATAGAAGCATACCTAGCCGACCATGTGCACGATAGCACCACCAGCCGGCTCCAGTTTGAGTACGTTGCCGTGCCGAAGTGGGTAGATTTTCTGGCCCGGTGGCAGTTTGGCATCTACCTGCATTACCTCGTATGGCAGTACCTAGCTTGGCGCACCGCCAAACGGCTCGAGCAGCGCACGCCCTTCGACCTGGTGCATCACGCTACCTATGGTAGCCTACAAATGGCCTCGCGGCTGTGGCAGCTAGGCAAGCCGATGATCTTCGGGCCAGTAGGCGGCGGGCAACAAGCACCGAAAGCCTTCCGGGCATACCTACCCAACTGGTACAAAACCGAAATTCCGCGCACCTTCATGAGTTGGCTATTGGTCACGTTTGACGCCAACGTGCGGCAGAACTTGCAACAAGCTTCTGTGGTACTGACCACCAACCAGGAAACCGCAACCCTAGCCAAAAACCTAGGTGCCCAACGTGTGGAGCTTTTCCTCGATTCGGGCCTGCCGGAGGCGTTCATTCCAGATCAGTTTCCCGAACGTCAACCCGCCGCTGAGCTGCGCTTGCTCTGGCTTGGTCGACTAATCAGTCGTAAGGCCCTGCCCGTGGTGCTTGCCGCTTTGGCGCAGGTAGATCCGCGCGTGCGGTTTCGACTAACCGTGGTAGGCGATGGCCCCATGATGCCGTTGCTGCCTGGCCTTATTCAGCAGTACGGCTTAGAAGGTCGCGTGACGTGCCTAGGTACCTTGCCTTGGAGCGAAGTGCGCCACGCCTACCTCACACACGATGCCTTCTTTTTCACGAGCCTTCGCGACTCGTTTGCAGCGCAATTTCTGGAAGCAATGGCTACTGGCCTGCCCATCATTACCCTGAACCACCAGGGCGCTCGCGACTTTATTCCGGCGGCAGCAGGGCTGAAAGTACCCGTCACGACGCCTGAGGAAACGATTGCCGCTCTGGCCCGTGCCGTGGAGCACTTCTACGACCACCCGGCGGCGCGTGAAAGTATGGGTCGCGCTGGGTATGCATTTGCGCTAACCCAAACGTGGCCCAAACGCGTAAACCGACTGCTTCAGCTGGCTGCTGAGATAGTGCCAGCGCCCGCTCCTATTCCTACTCCCCGCCCTCAACCGACTTCCTACCCCGTTCCGGGGTAA
- a CDS encoding Ig-like domain-containing protein, which yields MLASLLTVGGTAAVAQAPELAYSAPITITRGGTYSGNYRSLDSNTPCVRVSTTEPVTLQNCTFAGAGDLIVTGSGADLTVRNSKGYGLTPTQDNRPRGRFVDAWQAKQLVVEHNYLEQTTGILANRWSGNGSDQQTIKVRYNQGLNCDGRFRNGGKENRSFVQLNTVQNLANIEVSYNEFRNLPNQSAVEDNMNFYNSSGTAYSPIKVHDNIIYGAYPYPATASYYSGTGMTTDGDGVTANLTAGYLEAYQNQFVSTCNAAMNIAAGHDIYYHDNRMVTSGVLTDGTSLNSNYAAVAIFNGYNVLASVFFNNRIENNLIGYVKKGANFPYNDRQDQDIYTGSNQMPRTGNNHLPNPITVATEQNEWTLWQQKLQQNGITVGVEGSTPTPAPSPAPTSETLVVNPGFEADQGPAQEPQGWLTATGQGTAANADYTETYPSAHTGTYHGTHYRPNSYEVYTYQTVKNLANGTYQAKAWVKSASTQSQLQVKNYGGSQLSLTIPATNGAENGEWKQVVINNIAVSNGQCELGFYTNAAAGQWLYFDDVELVKQTSTANNTAPTVALTAPTVSTANVAVTLSANAADTDGSIAKVEFFSGDTKLGEASSAPYQLSWTPTATGGYSLTARATDNSGATTTSAATTLAVNTPSPTSTSANYVRNPGFEADRGPVQEPQGWQTWVGRGSNANADYTETYPSAHTGTYHGTHYRPNSYEVYTFQILTNLPNGRYSVRAWTKSGGNQSKLYVRNYGGSQITTAIPPTPGDVNGEWKQVVVDNIQVTNGTCEVGFYSDANAGEWLYFDDVEVVQLDGASAQSRTANAAELSLYPNPSNDQVTLTAAFEQAGTVDIVVTTLQGTQMSHQQQSVQAGNNDLRIATYDLPVGTYILQLQDGTQLRTQRLMIER from the coding sequence GTGTTGGCAAGTCTGCTAACAGTAGGTGGTACCGCTGCGGTAGCACAGGCGCCGGAGCTAGCTTATTCGGCACCAATTACGATTACCAGAGGGGGGACGTACTCGGGGAATTACCGCAGCCTCGATTCCAATACTCCTTGTGTACGTGTATCGACCACGGAGCCGGTTACCCTCCAGAATTGCACCTTCGCGGGCGCTGGCGATCTGATCGTGACCGGCAGCGGGGCAGACCTAACCGTCCGAAACTCTAAAGGCTATGGCCTCACGCCTACCCAAGACAACCGCCCCCGTGGCCGATTTGTGGACGCGTGGCAAGCCAAGCAGCTGGTGGTAGAGCACAACTACCTGGAACAAACCACAGGCATTTTGGCTAACCGCTGGAGCGGCAATGGCTCAGATCAACAGACTATTAAGGTACGCTACAACCAAGGGTTGAACTGCGATGGCCGTTTCCGCAACGGCGGCAAAGAGAACCGCAGCTTCGTGCAGCTCAATACGGTGCAGAACCTAGCTAATATCGAGGTTAGTTACAACGAGTTCCGCAACTTGCCCAACCAGAGTGCAGTGGAAGACAACATGAACTTCTACAACTCATCGGGCACGGCGTATAGCCCTATCAAGGTGCACGACAACATTATATACGGTGCTTACCCTTACCCCGCTACGGCCTCATACTACTCCGGCACGGGCATGACCACCGATGGTGATGGCGTAACGGCCAACCTGACCGCCGGCTATCTGGAAGCCTACCAGAACCAGTTTGTGAGCACCTGCAACGCAGCCATGAACATTGCCGCCGGTCACGACATCTACTACCACGACAACCGCATGGTGACGAGTGGGGTGCTCACTGACGGTACCAGCCTCAACTCCAACTACGCAGCGGTGGCTATCTTCAACGGCTACAATGTGTTAGCCTCTGTGTTCTTCAACAACCGCATCGAGAACAACTTGATCGGCTACGTAAAGAAAGGCGCCAACTTCCCCTATAACGATCGGCAAGACCAAGATATCTACACCGGTTCGAACCAGATGCCGCGCACCGGCAACAATCACCTGCCCAACCCCATTACGGTAGCCACCGAGCAAAACGAATGGACGCTGTGGCAGCAAAAGCTACAGCAGAACGGCATCACTGTCGGCGTTGAAGGCTCTACCCCAACCCCAGCCCCGAGCCCCGCACCTACTTCCGAAACCTTGGTAGTGAACCCAGGCTTTGAGGCCGACCAAGGACCAGCACAGGAGCCACAAGGCTGGCTTACTGCCACGGGCCAGGGCACAGCCGCTAACGCCGACTATACCGAAACCTACCCCAGTGCTCATACCGGCACGTACCACGGCACCCACTACCGCCCCAATAGCTACGAGGTGTATACCTATCAAACGGTAAAGAACTTAGCGAATGGCACTTACCAGGCCAAAGCTTGGGTGAAAAGCGCCAGCACCCAGAGCCAGCTACAAGTTAAAAACTATGGCGGGTCTCAGCTAAGCCTCACTATTCCGGCCACTAATGGTGCCGAGAACGGCGAGTGGAAGCAAGTTGTCATCAACAACATTGCCGTGAGCAATGGTCAGTGTGAGCTAGGTTTCTACACCAACGCTGCCGCCGGCCAGTGGCTTTACTTCGACGATGTAGAGCTGGTGAAACAAACGTCGACGGCAAACAATACTGCCCCCACCGTGGCGCTCACCGCCCCGACTGTCAGTACAGCCAACGTTGCCGTAACGCTTTCTGCCAACGCCGCCGACACTGATGGCAGCATTGCAAAGGTTGAGTTTTTTAGCGGCGACACCAAGCTAGGAGAGGCTTCTTCGGCCCCTTACCAGCTAAGCTGGACGCCAACGGCCACTGGTGGCTACTCGCTCACCGCCCGGGCCACCGATAATAGTGGTGCTACCACTACTTCGGCCGCTACCACGCTTGCCGTGAACACCCCGAGCCCAACGTCCACTTCGGCCAACTACGTCCGTAACCCTGGCTTCGAGGCCGACCGCGGGCCAGTACAAGAGCCGCAGGGCTGGCAGACGTGGGTAGGTCGTGGCTCAAACGCCAACGCGGACTACACCGAAACGTATCCAAGCGCCCACACCGGTACGTACCATGGTACCCATTACCGCCCCAATAGTTATGAGGTGTACACCTTCCAAATCCTGACTAACCTGCCCAACGGGCGTTATAGCGTGCGTGCTTGGACGAAAAGCGGCGGCAATCAAAGCAAGCTCTACGTTCGCAACTACGGAGGCAGCCAGATTACCACAGCTATTCCCCCTACTCCCGGCGATGTAAATGGAGAGTGGAAACAAGTAGTAGTGGACAACATCCAAGTTACCAATGGCACGTGCGAAGTAGGCTTCTACTCCGATGCCAACGCAGGCGAATGGCTTTACTTCGACGATGTGGAAGTAGTGCAACTAGATGGTGCCAGCGCCCAGAGCCGCACGGCCAACGCAGCGGAACTAAGCTTGTACCCCAACCCCTCCAATGATCAGGTCACGCTCACAGCCGCTTTCGAGCAGGCCGGCACGGTAGATATTGTGGTTACGACCTTGCAAGGCACACAGATGAGCCACCAACAGCAGTCTGTGCAAGCTGGCAACAACGACCTTCGAATTGCCACTTACGACCTACCGGTGGGTACCTACATCCTTCAGTTGCAAGATGGTACTCAGCTACGCACCCAGCGCCTGATGATTGAGCGTTAA
- a CDS encoding glycosyltransferase family 4 protein: MFIGIVAPIATSDLLPESVWQGKSYPQGRAGAPLISNLIKEYIRRGHKVVAITIDEQMDDDKPPFVHEEGQLTYIVAPCRKRTFRQNGKRIGRNIDFYRFERKQMLALLRQYKPEVVHAHWTYEFALASLAYNPNTITTVHDNAQVIFNYVRTLNRFFLLLMARYVFRKGRWFTAVSPYMAESVQPWTRKKVFVVANPVVLPGPNLEPRPSPDKPIISIVVNGWDDRKNSKMALLAFKEIQKRHPQAVLWAMGTAFVPDGDAVDFCREHAITNVVFFGPTPYDKVLRKIAQSTMVLHTSLEESFGMVLVEAMSYGVPVVAGKYSGAVPWVVEDGGLLVDVSNLDEIVEASHQLLSDQALYQKISHRGLEVVQQRFPIQKIADEYLELYQKYGL, from the coding sequence ATGTTTATCGGAATAGTAGCGCCTATTGCAACGAGTGACTTGCTACCGGAATCGGTGTGGCAGGGCAAATCGTATCCGCAAGGGCGCGCCGGAGCTCCCCTCATTAGCAATCTGATCAAGGAATATATTCGGCGCGGACACAAGGTAGTCGCTATTACCATCGACGAGCAGATGGACGACGACAAGCCGCCCTTCGTGCACGAGGAAGGACAGCTAACCTATATTGTGGCGCCGTGCCGCAAGCGCACCTTCCGCCAGAATGGCAAGCGAATCGGTCGTAATATCGATTTCTATCGTTTCGAGCGCAAGCAGATGCTTGCCTTGCTACGGCAGTACAAGCCCGAAGTGGTGCACGCCCACTGGACCTACGAGTTTGCCCTCGCCTCGCTGGCTTACAACCCCAATACCATCACCACCGTCCACGACAACGCGCAGGTGATCTTCAATTACGTCCGGACGCTGAACCGCTTTTTCCTGCTGCTCATGGCGCGGTACGTATTCCGCAAGGGACGCTGGTTTACGGCCGTGTCGCCTTACATGGCCGAGTCGGTGCAGCCCTGGACGCGGAAAAAGGTGTTTGTGGTAGCTAACCCCGTCGTGCTACCCGGCCCGAATCTTGAACCTAGGCCCTCGCCAGACAAGCCCATCATCAGCATTGTCGTGAACGGCTGGGACGACCGCAAGAACTCCAAAATGGCCCTTCTCGCATTCAAAGAAATTCAAAAGCGCCACCCGCAGGCCGTGCTTTGGGCCATGGGCACGGCCTTCGTGCCCGACGGGGATGCCGTAGATTTTTGCCGCGAGCATGCCATAACCAACGTCGTGTTCTTCGGCCCTACCCCGTACGACAAGGTACTGAGGAAGATTGCCCAGAGCACCATGGTACTGCATACCTCGCTAGAAGAATCATTCGGCATGGTACTAGTGGAGGCCATGAGCTACGGCGTGCCGGTGGTGGCGGGCAAGTACAGCGGCGCCGTGCCGTGGGTGGTAGAAGACGGGGGCTTGCTGGTCGACGTCAGCAACCTCGACGAGATAGTAGAGGCTAGTCACCAGCTCCTGTCTGACCAGGCACTATACCAGAAAATTTCTCACCGGGGGTTGGAGGTTGTGCAACAACGTTTCCCTATTCAAAAAATAGCCGACGAGTACCTCGAATTATATCAGAAATACGGCCTGTAG
- a CDS encoding nucleotide-diphospho-sugar transferase: MPQSSTPQPEAALQTPVLLLVFNRPDTTRRVFETIRQARPTRLYVAADGPRANRPTDVDQCAATRAVVQEVDWPCEVFTLFQERNLNCGIAPITAINWFFSHETEGIILEDDCVPAPSFFSFCQELLARYRDDTRVMHIGGNNFGSEAQEPLTPGAPSYYFSTQRNSWGWATWRRAWVLYDYNLTGFQEAVKTGALDGMFTSPLEKRYRLSKMAAVLRLPQPADVWDYQWEYTIGMNSGLYIVPAVNLVGNIGFGNNSTHTHDDGDMMGAVPARDLAFPLVHPAYVRQDRQRDRKRFNEFLRSRVSAIMRRLFAGQKPVASNLQSPTTKPKATAEQPSPVLR, translated from the coding sequence ATGCCTCAGTCTTCCACACCGCAACCCGAGGCGGCTCTGCAGACTCCGGTTCTTCTACTCGTTTTCAACCGTCCTGATACCACGCGCCGGGTGTTTGAAACCATCCGTCAAGCGCGCCCCACACGACTCTATGTAGCAGCTGACGGTCCGCGCGCCAACCGCCCAACCGACGTCGACCAGTGCGCCGCTACCCGTGCCGTGGTGCAAGAAGTGGATTGGCCCTGCGAGGTTTTTACGCTGTTCCAGGAGCGCAACCTGAACTGCGGCATTGCTCCCATTACGGCCATCAATTGGTTCTTCAGTCACGAAACGGAAGGCATCATCCTGGAAGACGACTGCGTGCCGGCACCTAGCTTCTTTTCCTTCTGTCAAGAATTGCTCGCCCGCTACCGCGACGATACCCGCGTGATGCACATTGGCGGCAACAACTTCGGCTCGGAAGCCCAAGAGCCGCTGACGCCGGGTGCGCCCTCCTACTACTTCTCTACGCAGCGCAATAGTTGGGGGTGGGCTACCTGGCGCCGCGCCTGGGTGCTCTACGATTACAACCTTACCGGCTTCCAGGAAGCGGTAAAGACCGGTGCGCTCGACGGTATGTTCACCAGCCCCTTGGAGAAGCGCTACCGCTTATCGAAGATGGCCGCGGTGTTGCGCCTACCTCAGCCCGCCGACGTCTGGGATTACCAGTGGGAATACACTATCGGGATGAACTCGGGCCTGTACATTGTGCCGGCGGTGAACTTGGTAGGTAACATCGGCTTCGGTAATAACTCGACTCACACCCACGACGACGGCGATATGATGGGCGCAGTGCCTGCCCGTGACCTAGCTTTCCCGCTGGTGCATCCGGCGTACGTACGGCAGGACCGGCAACGCGACAGGAAACGCTTCAACGAATTTCTGCGCAGCCGGGTGTCGGCCATTATGCGTCGCCTCTTCGCTGGACAAAAACCTGTGGCCTCCAACCTCCAAAGCCCCACCACCAAGCCCAAAGCCACGGCCGAGCAACCTAGCCCGGTGCTGAGGTAG
- a CDS encoding glycosyltransferase family 2 protein has product MLYIIIPVFNRKHFTRECLLSLRKQTDQRFRTVVVDDGSTDGTAQMLADEFPEVEVVTGDGNLFWTAGVNAGIRRALELGATRVMTLNNDVVTEPTFVAQMLADADRHPTAVLGALELDIATGKPIYGGERLDFRTNTRRDLLEELKPEQFKGLHPVTYLPGRGLLIPKAVIEKIGLFDEKRLPHYLADFDYTSVARRAGFPVYCNYDARLSTYPDESGQTLTRKQRSFKGYYQHLFGIRGGGNMVNFTHFALKNCPKPYLPYFLLNGYARRVVGYFLH; this is encoded by the coding sequence ATGTTGTACATCATTATTCCCGTTTTCAACCGTAAGCATTTCACCCGCGAGTGCCTGTTGTCGCTACGCAAACAAACCGATCAGCGCTTCCGCACCGTGGTAGTCGACGATGGCTCTACCGATGGCACTGCCCAGATGCTGGCCGACGAGTTTCCGGAGGTAGAAGTGGTGACGGGCGATGGTAACTTGTTCTGGACGGCCGGAGTGAATGCCGGTATCCGTCGGGCCTTGGAGCTAGGTGCCACCCGCGTAATGACGCTCAATAACGACGTCGTAACCGAGCCAACGTTTGTGGCCCAGATGCTAGCCGACGCCGACCGCCATCCTACCGCCGTGCTAGGAGCCTTAGAGCTGGATATTGCCACCGGCAAGCCCATCTACGGCGGCGAGCGGCTCGACTTCCGCACCAATACCCGGCGCGATCTGCTGGAAGAATTGAAGCCAGAACAGTTTAAGGGGTTGCACCCGGTGACGTACTTGCCGGGCCGCGGCTTGCTCATTCCCAAAGCAGTTATCGAGAAGATCGGTTTGTTCGACGAGAAGCGTCTGCCGCACTACCTCGCCGATTTCGACTACACCAGCGTAGCTCGTCGCGCCGGCTTCCCTGTGTATTGCAACTACGACGCGCGCCTCAGCACCTATCCCGACGAAAGCGGCCAGACCCTAACCCGCAAGCAGCGCAGCTTCAAGGGCTATTATCAGCATCTGTTCGGTATTCGCGGCGGCGGCAACATGGTCAATTTCACGCACTTCGCGCTAAAGAATTGCCCGAAACCCTACCTGCCGTATTTCCTGCTCAACGGCTACGCGCGCCGGGTGGTCGGCTACTTTTTGCACTAA